The nucleotide window CCTCAACGGATAACGGCGCAAAGCTGATTTTAAAACTGTCTTGGGCGGTGGTTTCTTTGGCTTGGGTTAAAGATACTAAGTCCATTGTATCACTTGGGGTTACGATTTAATCTTTATCTTTCTTCATATAATAATTTTAAATCATGGGTAATTTTTTTGCCTCCTACTCTCTCTTATTTCTTAAGTTTTTATTAAATTTTTTTCTTTTTTTTTCAAGCCCTAAGCTATCCTTGAGATATCCTTGTTTTCTTCTCTGGTGATCACTTTTATGATTCAAAAAAATTTTTATAAAAATATTGGACTGGGATTAAGTTTATCTTTTTTATTTAATTTCGGGTTAACTCCAGAATTGACATTAAAAGCTCAAGAGGTTAAATCAAGTCAGGGAAATTTTAGGTTAGAAAAATTAGACCAAGCTCAAAAAATAGATCGATCCCAACTTTATGCAAGGGGAGGACAATTTAAAGTCGGATATGCTCCTCTAGAAAATCAAAAGTATCAACCCATAGAAGAGGTTTTAATCGAATCCCAATTTTTTGAAACTTTGGCTGCAACTTTAAATCAAGTTTTTATTTTACCTTCTGATATTAATATTGTTTTTGCGGAGTGTGGAGAAATTAATGCTTTTTATTCTCCCGACAATCAAGCGATTATTATGTGTTATGAATTAATTGAAGACTTTGCTATATTTTCTGCTCAATATGCCGCTACTGATGAAGAATGGATCAAATCTACTTTAGGGGGAACCATGTATGTTTTTGTGCATGAATTAGGACACGCTTTGATTCATGTGTTAGAATTACCGGTGGTAGGAAGAGAAGAAGATGCAGTAGATCAATTAGCAGTAATTATTGCCAGTGAAGCTGGAGAATTTGGGGAATTAATGGCTATTGTTCCAGCGACTCAATATCAACTTAGAGGCAGTCAAGCTGATGCTAGAAATGTTCCTTATTGGGATGAACACTCTCTAGATTTACAACGATATTATCAAATTATTTGTTTGTTTTACGGCAGTAATCCTAGTAAGTATAGAACTTTAGCCACTTTAGCTCAACTTCCCGGCGATAGGGCGCAAAAATGTCCGGCGGAATATCAAAAACTGTATGCCAATTGGACACAGTTACTCCAACCCCATGTCAGGGTCGATTTTAGTTCTCAATATTAAGTTATTGAGTGTCGAGATCGGCAATTAAATATAATAAAGCCATCCGCACAGCTACCCCGCTAGTGACTTGAGTTGAAATTAAACTCACGCGCGGATCATCCATTAGATCTGAACTTAATTCTACACCTCGGTTAACCGGCCCCGGATGAAGTACCCTAACCTCATCTTTACATAGTTTGAGACGATCGCGGGTTATGCCATAACGGAGATGATATTCTCGTAAACTCGGTAAAAGATGGTTAGTCATTCTTTCCCGTTGTAGACGTAATGTCATCACAAAATCTGCATCGGATAAAGCCGGCTCAATTTCCCAATGAATGAATAATTTACCCTCATTTTTAGGATTAATCATGCCGGCAAATAAATGGGGAACTAAGGTAGGAGGGCCAGCCAAATGGACCTCGGCCCCGGCAGTGGTTAAACTATAAATATTAGAACGGGCGACGCGAGAATGCAAAATATCCCCCACGATCGCAATTTTTTTCGATTTTAATCGCTCTATGCTCGGATTTTCAGCATCTAAAAGTGAGCAGATAGTAAATAAATCTAACAACCCTTGAGAGGGATGTTCATGTTGTCCATCGCCGGCATTGAGAATACTTACCCCTGTATCAAGACGATCCATTTCTGTTGCGATCGCTAGGGGAACTCCTGCCTGTTGATGACGAATAACCATAATATTTGCTCCCATCGCTAAGTAAGTTTTAGCGGTGTCTAAAATGGTTTCCCCTTTAGTCAGGGAAGACGTTCCCGGCGAAAAATTGAGAATATCGGCAGATAAGCGTTTAGCAGCTAATTCAAAACTGCTGCGAGTCCGGGTAGAGGGTTCAAAAAAGAGGTTAGCCACGACTTGTCCTTGAAGGGCGGGGACTTTTTTCGTCCGTCGGGATAAAACTTCTCGGAAACTAGAGGCAGTTTGTAATAAAATTTCGTATTCCGCCGGAACCCAATCTGCCAGCGCTAAAATGTGATTACGAGTCCAAGTAAAGGTCATAATTGGTGACACTCTCTCATGAATTGAGGGATTCATCATCCCAGGAACACAACTCTCCCTGTGTTATTCTAAAATGCTGACCCCTGTTTTATATTGAATTTGAATTTTTAGCAATGAAAAGGCTTTTTTTGGCTTTAGCCCTCTCTTTAGTTCCCTTCATTGATGTTACTGCTCAACCGTCCTTTCAGACTGCCCCCTCATCGAGATCTCAACAAGCTTTAATTTCTCCTGAAACTAAAGTCGATTATTCTAGATTACAAACCTTACTAGCTGAGGGAAATTGGCGAGGTGCGAATGATGAAACTTTTCTGTTATTACTGAAAGCCGCTAACCGAGATAAGCAAGGATGGGTAACTATAGAAGATGTGAGAAAATTACCTTGCTGGGATTTGCAAACCCTTGATAACCTTTGGACAAGGTATTCTCAAGGACGTTTTGGCTTTAGTACCCAATTTCAAATTTTCGTTGCCACCGGCAACCGTCCCGGACGACTAGCGGCGATCGAAAATTATGAAAAATTTGGCGATGAGATAGGCTGGCGTAAAAATAACGACTGGATACAGTTTAAAGAAAATTTAGACTATTCCCTTAACGCCCCTATCGGACATTTACCCTCCCCCAGACAAGAATATCAACTGAGTGGGGCAAGGCTAGAATACACGACCTTAACAGAAAGAATGGTACAGTGTAATCTAGTCTCTCAACCGAATATACAAAAAAGATAAAAAATCGGTCATAATCTCACTCTTAATTAACACTGTTTAACTTAGAATTGTTAAACTAATTCCAAAAATCTCAACTAGCCTTTAAACTAAATATAATTATTTTTCAACCCCAGAAGCGATATCTTAAAAATACACTTTAAGTGTTGGATAACCTAAATTAAAAAAGTTAAAAGTTCTATGATGCCAAATATTATTGTAACTTCCCGGAAATTTTTGGGGGCTGTTGTTATCTTATCCTTATTTACCAGTGCTTGTGCCGAGCAACAACAACAAGCCACCGGACCTAGAGCGATACCTGTTAAACTGGAAACGATCCAGTCATCGACCTTAATCGATAGCACTCAATATGTCGGCTATTTAGAATCTAGACAACGGGCGGCTCTAGCCCCTAGAATACAAGGTCAGATCATCAAAATATTTGTAGAAGAAGGGGATGCGGTGAATGTAGGACAACCGATCGCCGAATTAGAACCGACAAGAGAAGAAGAACAAGTCTTTTCCGCCGCCGCCAATGTTCAAAACCGAATTGCCGCTTTTAACCAAGCTGAAGCTGAACTCCGACAAAGACAAGCGGAACGAGATGGCGCGGAATCTGAAATTGCCCGTCTTAAAGCCGATGTGGCTAGGGCACAATCAGACTTTAGAAGTCGAGAAGCAGAGGTGCAACGGGCTTTAGGAGATTTAGATTTAGCTCAGGTTAATTATAAACGAGCCGCCTTTCTGGTGAATGAAGGGGTTCAACCCACCCAAGATTTAGATGATAATACCCGTAATCTCAACACAGCCAAGGCAAACCTTGAATCAGCCCGAAAACTGCGAGATTCTGCTTTAGCCTCTGTAGAAGCCGCCCAGGGAGCGCTTCAAGCCTCGATTAATAATTTACAGGCAGCCGAGGAACGAATTCAAGCCGCCAGAGCGGTTGTAGATCAAGCTAAAGCCGCCATAGAAGAAGCTCAAGGTCAATTAGGAGCGATTAACCAAGATTTAGTTTACAATACCATGAGTGCCCCCATCACGGGTGTTGTAGGAGATTTTAACGAGAAAAAAGTGGGAGATTTTATGAATGTGGGGGAAGAATTTACTACCATTACTGATAATGAAGTTTTTCTACTTAATATTAGTATTCCCACCGAATTTTATAATCGTCTCCGCATAGGGTTGCCGGTAGAAATTCTCAATAATGATGGAACTCCTCGAATTAGAGGACAAGTTAGCTTTGTTGCGCCTAGAGTCAGACAGGATGCTCAAACGGTTTTAACTAAAATTACCTTTCGCAATGATGGCAGTTTACGAAATAATCAATATGTCAGAGTCAGAGTCATTTGGGATGAAAAACCAGGGGTTTTAGTGCCGACTGCGGCGGTGACTAAGTTGGGAGGTCAAAGTTTTGTTTTTGTGGCAGAAAATGCAGAGTCAGATAACGGACAAACCTCTTTAGTCGCTCGACAAACCCCTATAGAAGTGGGAACTATCCAAGGACAAGCTTATCAAGTTCTTGACGGACTTCAACCCGGAGATAAAATTGCTGTGACTCGTATTTTAGACTTACAAGATAATAGCCCCATTACCACAGAAAGCCTCCAAACTCAAACAATAGAAAAATAGGCTGTTTCTGATATAAATTTGAATATTTATGCCTTAACTGGCTAAAGAAGAATATGAGCAAATCTCCTAGCTTTTTCCATCAAGTGAAACAGTGGTTAAATAAACGCTCTTGGAATGCCCTAGATCAAGCTTATACTGGAGCTAAAACCATTAAAATGATTGAAAATCAACATTTTGAAGGTCAAAAAATTTCTCCAGAAACGGCAAAAGGTAAAAGCCTTTATGACTATTTTAAAAGTTTATTAGATCGAGAATTATTACAAATTCGCTGGAATTTAAGTCAATTTAATTGGGGTAATTTTTATCAGCCTTTGAATCAATCAGAGCAACTTTCTAGTCAAGAAACCGAAATTTTATCAAGATTAAAATTTATAGAATCAGTCATTAGTAAATATCGGAATACTTCTGATAATTTTTTTAGCTCTACTTCTCTCTCTTCTCCTCCTCAAAATTTGCCCATTAATCCACCTTATCCGATTGTCCAAAATAATAATACTGTTCCTTCTTCTATTTTTCCTCCTCGTTCTTCTCCTCTTTTTGAAGTCTCTCAGAAACTTACACCAGAATACGAACAGGAAGTTATTCAACAGTTGCGAAATCTTCGTCAAGAACGGAAAATTGCGATTCGTTTTTTGATTCTGTTAGTGGTTGTTCCTGTTTTGGTTCAATTTCTCAGTAAAAATTTAATCTATAGTCCTCTCCTCAATTGGAAATTCGTTGATAGGGCAGAATTGACTAAAATAGAAATCAGTCAAGAAGTGTCGGAAAAATTTTTCAATGAATTTTCTTATTATAAAGAAGTTCTGGAAATTCAAGAATTATTAGGGATTAGACCTGAGCTTTCCCCAGAAAAAAAACGAGAATTATTAAGAGAAAAAGCTATCGAAATGGGCAAAGAAGCCGCTTATGAAACATTGAATGGGTTTAAAAATTTACTATCTGATCTAACTTCGCTGGCTGCTTTTACCTTGATGATTTATATTTTTCGTCGTCAATTTACTATTTTGAGAAGTTTTTTAAGTCGCTACTTTTTAGGCTTAAGCGATGTCACTAAAGTGTTTATTTTTATTTTATTAACCGATATGTTTGTGGGTTTTCATTCAGCCGAAGGATGGGAAGTCATTTTAGAAAGTACCTTGGATCATTTTGGACTTCCAGAAAATCATAACTTAATTTTTATTTTTATTGCCACTGTTCCGGTTATTTTAGATTCTATCTTTAAATTATTAATTTTTAATTATTTTACCCGTAAATCCCCTACGGCTGTGGCGGTTTTAGAAAAAATGCAGCAATAAATATTAACTTGTAAGTAAATTTTTAATAAATATTTATGGCATATAATATTAAACCCGCTCAAATTTGACATCATCCTTTAGAATGAAACCTAGAACTTCCAAGCCTAAATCTCGCTCAGTGAAAGCCTATGTCCCTATCTGATGGATTTATTAAACGACCTGTCTTAACGACAGTGTGTAGTATTGTCATTGTCTTAGTTGGGACAATTTGTATGGCTGTATTGCCCCTCGATAAATTGCCTCAGATTGCCCCAAAACAAATCGTCGTCTCCGCTAACTATGTCGGTGCAGATGCTAAAACTACCGTTGATAACGTAACCACCCCCATTGAGCGTCAAATTAACGGGGTGGATTACATGAGATGGATGACTTCTAACACCGATAATAATGGGAATTCCTCGATTTCTGTCTCGTTTCCGGTAGAAATCGATCCTAACACCGCTCAAGTTTTAGTGCAAAACCGAGTCGCTCAATCTAACCAATTTTTACCTCAATCGGTTATTGCCACCGGGGTTAACACTCGCAAACAGTCCCCCAGTATTACCCTAGTTTATGCGTTTTATTCAGAAACCGGAGCCGATGGGAAGCCGATTTATCCCATTTCCTTTGTCAATAACTATGTCGATCGTTATATTTGGAACGATTTGAGACGAATTGAAGGGGTAGGAGATCTGGCTTTATTTGGGAGCGATATTTATGCCATGCGGATTTGGGTTGATCCCGATAAACTCGCAGCGAGACAATTAGCGGCCTCAGATGTCGTCAGAGCGATTCAACAACAAAACTTTGAGGTTGGAGCCGGTTCAGTCGGAGCGCAACCTGCACCCCCAGAGCAACAATTTCAAATCCCTTTACGAGTTAAAGGACGGGTGTTAAGTCCAGAAGAAGCAGAAAATATAGTCGTCAAAGTCGGGGATAATGGGACGCTGATCCGAGTTAAAGATATTGGTCGAGCAGAATTAGGGTCACAATCTTACTCTACCTTAGCCTATTTAGATGGAGATAATCCCGCAGTTGCCCTAGTCGTTTATCAATTGCCGGGGTCAAATGCTTTAGATACGGCGACGAATATTAAAGCGAAAATGGCCGAGTTAGAAGCCTCTTTTCCTCCGGGTATAAAATACGTTATTACTCTTGACAATACTTTATTTATTAATGCAGCCTTAAAAGATTTATCCGTAACCCTCTTACAAGCGGTTGCCTTAGTTGTTTTAATTATTTTTATTTTCTTACAAGATTGGCGCACGACCTTAATTCCAGCCATAGCGATTCCGGTAGCGCTCATTGGGTCGATGATTGGACTACAAGCGTTAGGATTTACCCTCAATCAGTTAACCCTATTTGCTTGCGTATTAGCAACGGGTTTAGTAGTCGATGATGGGATTGTGATTGTAGAAGCGGTTTCTACCAAATTATCTCAGGGAATGCGCCCAGTACAAGCCGCCTTAGATTCTATGGAGGAATTATTCGGGGCGACGATTGCCACTACATTAGTTTTATTAGCGGTATTTATCCCGGTTTCTTTTTTCCCCGGCAGTACCGGTATTGTTTACCGACAATTTGCCTTAGTCATTGTCTTTGCGATCATTTTTTCTACCTTTAACGCCCTTACCTTTTCTCCTACCATGTCTGGGGTGATGTTGCGTCCTCCTCAACCGCCTCATGGCCCTTTAAGTTGGGTATTCCGAGAATTTAATCGGCTGTTTGGCTGGATTCAAGGGGGATATCGAAGACTCATTGAACTATTGACCCACATTAAACTGGTGATTGTGGCGCTTTTTATCGGGGGAATTCTTCTCACCGCTTGGATGTACCAAACCCTACCCCAGAGTTTTATTCCGGCAGAAGACCAAGGGTTTTTATTTGGCATTATCGAAGCGCCTCCGGGGGTTTCTTTAAACTATACCGCTCAAGTGGGGAAAAGAGCCTTAGCCGAGGTGATGCAGTTTGAAGAAGTGGAACATTCCCTCGCCTTGGTGGGTTTTTCTTTTGATGGACAAAATAGCAATAAAGGGATTATTTTTACGAAGCTTAGACCTTGGGATGAACGTCCTGGGGCGACTAGCTCCGCTTATGGGGTGATTAGAGGCTTAAATAGATCCTTTCAGCAAAGAATTGATGACGCTAGAGTTTTCGCGGTTAATGCTCCGGCTGTGGACGGATTAGGAAATTTTGACGGGTTAGAACTCTATATCCAAGACCGTCAGTTAAGAGGGATGGAAGCTTTAATTGATAACACCAGACGGATGATGCAAGCGGCTAACCAACGTCCGGAAATCGCTATGGCCTTCACTACCTATACCTTTGATAGTCCGATGATTGAGGCAGATATTGACCGAGAAAAAGCCAACGCTCAAAATGTCGATATTCAAGAAGTTCTCAACACCCTACAAACCTATTTGGGGGCAAATTTTGTCAACCAATTTGTGCTTGATGGGCGACTCTATCGGGTATTTGTGCAAGCAGAAGGCACTCAACGGTCTAATCCTAAAGATATTGCTAGTCTTTATGTTCGCTCTAGAGATGGGGCGATGATCCAACTGAGTAATATTCTCAGTGAAAATCCTATTACTTATCCGCCTATTTTAACGAATTACAACGTTTATCCGGCGATTAAACTGATTATTTCTCCTGCACCTGGGTATAGTACGGGGGGAGCGATTCAAGTGATGGAAGAACTGGCCGCCGCCACCTTACAGCCGGGTTTTGGGTATGAATGGACAAATACCGCAGCCGAAGAAAAAGCCTCTGGAGGGGCAGCCCCGATCGTTTTTGGGTTAGGCTTTGTCATGGTATTTTTAGTGTTGGCGGCTCAGTATGAGAGTTATGTTGACCCGACGATTATTATGATTACTGTGCCCTTATCGATTTTAGGAGCATTAGGGGGAATTTGGCTAAGAGCAACCTTGATTCAACCGTTAGCAGGGGGTATTTATCCCACTCTCAACAGTAATATGTATGTTCAGGTTGCTTTGGTGATGTTGATTGGGTTAGCCAGTAAAAACGCGATTCTGATTGTGGAATTTGCCAATCAGGCGAAAGAATTAGGGATGAATATTACTCAAGCGGCTATTTATGCAGCAGAGCAACGATTTCGTCCGATTATGATGACGGTTATTTCTTCTCTAGTCGGGTTCTTTCCCTTGTTGGTGGCTCAAGGGGCAGGGGCGGTTAGCCGTTGGTCTTTAGGAACGGCGATTTTTGGAGGATTATTAATTTCTACTCTGTTAAGCTTGCTCTTTGTTCCCAACTTGTATATTGTCATCAAAAGTCTAGAGGAAAACTTCCTTAAAGGCGGTGGCAAACCTCCTAAAACTGGCCTGTCTCAAAGAGTTACCGGGTCATCCTCTTCCCAAGAGCCTCAATTTTCTGAGCAAGATGGAATCCCCCATTACAAAGCCTCTCCTCAAAATGAGTAAGCTGTCTGGCACTTAAATTATGAGGGTGGGTAGAGGTTTGAAAATAATTTGTAGGATGCGTTCCTAACGCATCTCCTATTTACTCATTTTTTCCCAAAAATATGACACAAATAGATATTTTGGGAGTGGTACAGATCAGATTTGGATGTCTGATGATTTTGATGATCCCCTAGAAGATTATGGGTCTTCCGTACTTAGTGTGCTAAAAATGAGCCTAACCTTTACTAGATAAGGATTTTACATAACCCTGATGATATTTTTCTAGTTGACACTAACGTCTGGTACTGGTTAACTTATTCTACAGCCTCATTATCAGCAAAGAATTATCAAATTACTGTGCCAGGAATACGAGTGTTTACAGCTAACAACACGGCGATTACAGCAGCACAAAATCAAGGAAAATTGTTAGTCAGGTAAATACAATAGTGTGCTAACCTTAAAACCGACAAGAAGGTTGAGCGCTTTCTATTTCCGGCTCGTGCCCAGAAAAATATTAAAGTCTTCATTACTCTTGATTTTTTACCTAAAACCTTTTAGAATAAACCCCAAAAAATATTTTTAACCTTTAGGAACAAAAACCGTGTTTAAAAATTGGACATTCGATGATTGGATGAATCATATCCTGTTTGTAGCGACTCTCTTAATCCTGTTATACTCTTTCATTTTTGTCTAAAAATTGTATAAAAATGCAACAAAATGTTAGGGATTAACTTCTACTGGCTGAAATTTTGAAATAATAAAAGTAGAACTAAGATCTAACTTGATAACTTAGTTAGGGGGAATCGGCAATGAAATTTAGAATCATTATCTTTTCTGGCATTATGGCAGCCCTAATTGGAACAATGCTAGGGTTAGCTGTGGCATTTATCGCGCAACGCCCAGACAGAAAACCTGTCATTATTGGGACAGGGGCAACCCTCGGTTTTGTAATTGGTTCTTTACAATCTATTGTGCGACAACAACAGGAAGACAGAGACAACGATTATAAAGAAATTAAATAAGGTTTATCTTCTCATCAAACCTCTTCTTTCCCTTCTATTTTCTTTCTAATGGGAAATTCTACTTTTTGTAATTCTGGTAAAGCCACTAACTCCCGTTGTTTTTCCTTCACAGGAGTCGGCATTAACATTGGTAAGCGTTCAGGTTGATCTAACCAATAACTCGCCACCGGTAAAGCGTGTTCGAGATCTTCTAGGAGTCTGGGGATCACCATCACCGCGTGTAACTCTCCTATTCGTTCCGCTTCGTGCATTCCCGCTTCGATCGCCACGGCCACATTAGCAATAGACCCTCGAATAATGGCCGTACATAACCCATCGCCGATCGTTTCATAAGAAGCCAGTTGAACATCAGCCGATTTTAACATAGCATCAGCACCCCCGACCATAGCCGGAAAGCCGCGAGTTTCTAATAATCCGATCGCCCGGTTACTGAGACGACTATAACCCCGTTGTTGTTGGGCGACTTCGGCTAGACGAGTGCCAATGGGGAAAATCACTTCTAAATTGGGCATGGGGCGAGGAATCACCAATTTAGAGACTAATTGCCCAAATTGTTCGGCGGTTTTTGCCCCTTCTTCCACCGCTAATCGTACATCCGCAATCGGGCCTCGGACAATAGCGGTACAATGACCCCCGCCAATTTTTTCATATCCTACTAGGGTCACTTCTGCGGATTTGAGCATCATATCAGCCGTTCCGACAATAGCCGGGAAACTTTTGGTAGAAACTAATCCTAGGGCGCTATCTCTCGTCTGGCTGCGTTTTTTCATGGGGGGTTGGTAGGGGGCAGGAGTTGCCGATCGATCGTGATGAATATCTAGTCTAGCCATTAAAATATAAGTCTGTCTTAGGTGTTAATTGATAAGAATACTAAGGGTCTAGTCTATGGATGCTATTATCTAGTGTATCGTGTCGTCTTTAATTAAT belongs to Gloeothece citriformis PCC 7424 and includes:
- a CDS encoding DUF4344 domain-containing metallopeptidase produces the protein MIQKNFYKNIGLGLSLSFLFNFGLTPELTLKAQEVKSSQGNFRLEKLDQAQKIDRSQLYARGGQFKVGYAPLENQKYQPIEEVLIESQFFETLAATLNQVFILPSDINIVFAECGEINAFYSPDNQAIIMCYELIEDFAIFSAQYAATDEEWIKSTLGGTMYVFVHELGHALIHVLELPVVGREEDAVDQLAVIIASEAGEFGELMAIVPATQYQLRGSQADARNVPYWDEHSLDLQRYYQIICLFYGSNPSKYRTLATLAQLPGDRAQKCPAEYQKLYANWTQLLQPHVRVDFSSQY
- a CDS encoding aspartate carbamoyltransferase catalytic subunit, whose amino-acid sequence is MTFTWTRNHILALADWVPAEYEILLQTASSFREVLSRRTKKVPALQGQVVANLFFEPSTRTRSSFELAAKRLSADILNFSPGTSSLTKGETILDTAKTYLAMGANIMVIRHQQAGVPLAIATEMDRLDTGVSILNAGDGQHEHPSQGLLDLFTICSLLDAENPSIERLKSKKIAIVGDILHSRVARSNIYSLTTAGAEVHLAGPPTLVPHLFAGMINPKNEGKLFIHWEIEPALSDADFVMTLRLQRERMTNHLLPSLREYHLRYGITRDRLKLCKDEVRVLHPGPVNRGVELSSDLMDDPRVSLISTQVTSGVAVRMALLYLIADLDTQ
- a CDS encoding GUN4 domain-containing protein; amino-acid sequence: MKRLFLALALSLVPFIDVTAQPSFQTAPSSRSQQALISPETKVDYSRLQTLLAEGNWRGANDETFLLLLKAANRDKQGWVTIEDVRKLPCWDLQTLDNLWTRYSQGRFGFSTQFQIFVATGNRPGRLAAIENYEKFGDEIGWRKNNDWIQFKENLDYSLNAPIGHLPSPRQEYQLSGARLEYTTLTERMVQCNLVSQPNIQKR
- a CDS encoding efflux RND transporter periplasmic adaptor subunit, whose protein sequence is MMPNIIVTSRKFLGAVVILSLFTSACAEQQQQATGPRAIPVKLETIQSSTLIDSTQYVGYLESRQRAALAPRIQGQIIKIFVEEGDAVNVGQPIAELEPTREEEQVFSAAANVQNRIAAFNQAEAELRQRQAERDGAESEIARLKADVARAQSDFRSREAEVQRALGDLDLAQVNYKRAAFLVNEGVQPTQDLDDNTRNLNTAKANLESARKLRDSALASVEAAQGALQASINNLQAAEERIQAARAVVDQAKAAIEEAQGQLGAINQDLVYNTMSAPITGVVGDFNEKKVGDFMNVGEEFTTITDNEVFLLNISIPTEFYNRLRIGLPVEILNNDGTPRIRGQVSFVAPRVRQDAQTVLTKITFRNDGSLRNNQYVRVRVIWDEKPGVLVPTAAVTKLGGQSFVFVAENAESDNGQTSLVARQTPIEVGTIQGQAYQVLDGLQPGDKIAVTRILDLQDNSPITTESLQTQTIEK
- a CDS encoding proton extrusion protein PcxA; this translates as MSKSPSFFHQVKQWLNKRSWNALDQAYTGAKTIKMIENQHFEGQKISPETAKGKSLYDYFKSLLDRELLQIRWNLSQFNWGNFYQPLNQSEQLSSQETEILSRLKFIESVISKYRNTSDNFFSSTSLSSPPQNLPINPPYPIVQNNNTVPSSIFPPRSSPLFEVSQKLTPEYEQEVIQQLRNLRQERKIAIRFLILLVVVPVLVQFLSKNLIYSPLLNWKFVDRAELTKIEISQEVSEKFFNEFSYYKEVLEIQELLGIRPELSPEKKRELLREKAIEMGKEAAYETLNGFKNLLSDLTSLAAFTLMIYIFRRQFTILRSFLSRYFLGLSDVTKVFIFILLTDMFVGFHSAEGWEVILESTLDHFGLPENHNLIFIFIATVPVILDSIFKLLIFNYFTRKSPTAVAVLEKMQQ
- a CDS encoding efflux RND transporter permease subunit: MSLSDGFIKRPVLTTVCSIVIVLVGTICMAVLPLDKLPQIAPKQIVVSANYVGADAKTTVDNVTTPIERQINGVDYMRWMTSNTDNNGNSSISVSFPVEIDPNTAQVLVQNRVAQSNQFLPQSVIATGVNTRKQSPSITLVYAFYSETGADGKPIYPISFVNNYVDRYIWNDLRRIEGVGDLALFGSDIYAMRIWVDPDKLAARQLAASDVVRAIQQQNFEVGAGSVGAQPAPPEQQFQIPLRVKGRVLSPEEAENIVVKVGDNGTLIRVKDIGRAELGSQSYSTLAYLDGDNPAVALVVYQLPGSNALDTATNIKAKMAELEASFPPGIKYVITLDNTLFINAALKDLSVTLLQAVALVVLIIFIFLQDWRTTLIPAIAIPVALIGSMIGLQALGFTLNQLTLFACVLATGLVVDDGIVIVEAVSTKLSQGMRPVQAALDSMEELFGATIATTLVLLAVFIPVSFFPGSTGIVYRQFALVIVFAIIFSTFNALTFSPTMSGVMLRPPQPPHGPLSWVFREFNRLFGWIQGGYRRLIELLTHIKLVIVALFIGGILLTAWMYQTLPQSFIPAEDQGFLFGIIEAPPGVSLNYTAQVGKRALAEVMQFEEVEHSLALVGFSFDGQNSNKGIIFTKLRPWDERPGATSSAYGVIRGLNRSFQQRIDDARVFAVNAPAVDGLGNFDGLELYIQDRQLRGMEALIDNTRRMMQAANQRPEIAMAFTTYTFDSPMIEADIDREKANAQNVDIQEVLNTLQTYLGANFVNQFVLDGRLYRVFVQAEGTQRSNPKDIASLYVRSRDGAMIQLSNILSENPITYPPILTNYNVYPAIKLIISPAPGYSTGGAIQVMEELAAATLQPGFGYEWTNTAAEEKASGGAAPIVFGLGFVMVFLVLAAQYESYVDPTIIMITVPLSILGALGGIWLRATLIQPLAGGIYPTLNSNMYVQVALVMLIGLASKNAILIVEFANQAKELGMNITQAAIYAAEQRFRPIMMTVISSLVGFFPLLVAQGAGAVSRWSLGTAIFGGLLISTLLSLLFVPNLYIVIKSLEENFLKGGGKPPKTGLSQRVTGSSSSQEPQFSEQDGIPHYKASPQNE
- a CDS encoding BMC domain-containing protein; translated protein: MKKRSQTRDSALGLVSTKSFPAIVGTADMMLKSAEVTLVGYEKIGGGHCTAIVRGPIADVRLAVEEGAKTAEQFGQLVSKLVIPRPMPNLEVIFPIGTRLAEVAQQQRGYSRLSNRAIGLLETRGFPAMVGGADAMLKSADVQLASYETIGDGLCTAIIRGSIANVAVAIEAGMHEAERIGELHAVMVIPRLLEDLEHALPVASYWLDQPERLPMLMPTPVKEKQRELVALPELQKVEFPIRKKIEGKEEV